The sequence CCATCGGCGACTTGCCCAACGCCGCCGCTAGGTTGGGCATGATCCGCACCCAGCCAGCGGCATCGGGCAGCGCAGCGGAAAGGCTGGCCAATTCGATGCCGGCGAGGATCGACAGTACCAACGTTTCGGGGCCAACCTGCGGAGCGAGCCCAGCTGCAACCTCGGCAAAGCCCTGTGGCTTTACCCCCAGCAGGACAGCATCGAAGTGGCTCGGCGGCAGTTCACGCAGCAGGCCTACGCCATCGGGGGCCCCAGCGAGATAGGGATCGACCACTGTAAACCGGGCCGGATCGGCGCCGGCTGCCAGCCAGCCGCGCAGCATGGCCCCGCCCATGTTGCCGCAGCCGACCATCAGGATCGAATCAAGCTTGCCCATCGGCAAGCCCTACGCTTCCCCGGCCGCATCGACCAGCGAGGCGGCAAGCGCTTCCTCGGGGGTCTTGTCGCCCCACAGGATGAACTGGAAGGCCGGGTAGAACCGGTCGCATTCCTCAATCGCAGCTTCGACCGCAACCTGGGCCTGGGCCAGGCTCAGCAGACCTTCATCACCCAGCAGCAGGCCGTGGCGGTAAAGCAGCACGTTGCCGTTCGACCAGATGTCAAAGTGGCCGACCCAGAGCTGTTCATTGACCAGGGCCAGCAGCTCGTAGACGCCGGTGCGCTTGTCGTCCGGCACACGGATATCGGGCAGGCAGAGCAGCTGGAGCACGTGGTCCTCGCGCCGCCAGATGCCGCGCACCGTGTAGTTGGCCCAGCTGCCCTTGATCTCGCCCGAGATCTCGTCCTCGCCTACAAACTCGCAGGGCCAGCCGCGCGCCTCGAAAAGCGACGCCAGCATGTCGACCGGAGCCGCATCCTCGTCACGTTGATAATCGCGGTTGCCCTGCATCATGGGCGCTGGATGCGTTGCCACGGGTCCGGCGACAATGGGCGGCCTCGCCGCGGCTGCGCAAAACTTTACAACCCTGTTTACAAGGTGTGGAAAAGACGTCCTGACGTCACTTCGCCGTGGGCAACGGATCGACCACCTGGCCGGCCGGGCTGGTCCAGACGAAAGCGTCCGAAATCCCCGCCTTCTTCAGTTGGGCGAGCAGCGTGGTGGCCGCCTTCTCAGATGGGAACGGACCTGTCAGCAGCCGCGTCGCCTGGCCCCAAGCGCTGGTGAAACCCTTGCGCCCCTTGAACAAATCGGGGTCGTTGCGGCTGAAGCGGCGGAAATCACCGGCCAGCCCAGGCTTGTCGCGGCTCGCGGCGAGCTGAATCCAGATCCGGCTGGGCTGAGTCGCCGCAGGGCTCTTGGCGGCGGCTTCCTTGGCCTTGGCGGCCTTCGCTTCAGCGGCTTCGGCCTTGGCGCGGTCGGCTGCGATCTTGCGCAGGTCAACCGCCCCAGCGATCGGCTCAGCCTCGCGGCTGGGCGGGGCGAGGTCAGCAAAGACATCGGCCAGACTGCGTTGGCGGGGCGGTGCCGGCGGAGGCGGAGACGGAGGTGGCGGTGCCACGACCACCGGTACCGGTGCGGGTGCGGGTGCCGGTGCTGGCGTTGGTGCAGGCGGGGGAGCCGGTGCGGCAACAGTCCTGGCAAGGTCAAACTGGGCCGACGCAGCTGCCGCGGGCTTGCTTTCCAAACCGGGACTCGGCGCAGCCGCAGACGCTGGGCTGGGCACAGCCGCCTTCGGCTGCTGGGCTGGTGCAGCTGCCGGGACCGGCGTGGGCGCTGGCGGCGGTGCCACGGCGATCCGGACCGGCTGGGGTTCAGGCGGCACTGGCCGGACATCGACGCGGACAGGCGCCGGCTTGGCAGCTTCGACTTTGGGCTGCTCTTGCCTGGCAACCTGGCGGTTGCGCGAGCGGCTGGCGCGATCGTTCTTGACCGGGACGGTGGCCGCCGCCGGCTTGTCAGCCGCAGCCAGCACGACTTTCGGCCGGATGAAGGCGGCAATGCGCGGATCGTCGCGCCCGATCTCCGCCGCGCGCGGGAAATGGCCCAGATTGGCGGCAGCAGCCTGCTGCGCTGCGGTCAGCCGCGGCATATAGCGCAGGTAGGCGACCATCCCTCCGGCCGCTGCTTCGGGCAGGTTGGCGCGGGCGACAGCCTCGGCCTCGCTAGCCAGCCCCAGGATCGCGAAGGCAAAAGCGCGGGTCCGCCAGGCAGCCTTGTCCTGCTTCTGCAGCAATGGGCTAAGCGTAACTTCCATACCGCGCCGATCGCCCGAGATCGCCTGGCTTAGCGCCAGGCGTCGCAGCGTCTCGTCATCAGGGCCGGCGCTGAGTGCCTGGCGGTAGTAGCGCTGGGCCAGTTCATTATCGCCGACGAGGTCATAGGCGAGGCCGCGCTCCGACAGCAGCTTGGGATCGACTGGCCCGAGACGCTCGGCTGTTTCAAACAGCGGGATCGCAGAATAGGGATCTTCAGCCAGAACCATCGCCCCTGCCAGCCCGGCCTTGACGTTGGGATTGGCCGGCTGCAGCTGGTCGGCACGGCGATAGAAACCCATTGCGGCCTCGGCATCACCGATCGCGGCCGATGCCTTGCCTGCCTCGATCAGCGCCGTCACGTCACGCGGGTTACGAGCCAGCTTGTTCAGCGCCGCATTAAGCATCATCCCCGGCCCGCCCGGCAGTGGTTGAACCACCGGCTGGCTGACCGCGTCGATCTCACCATCGTCGACCTGGGCATCGGCCTGAGCAAAAGCCGGGTTCAGTGCCAGGCCAAACGAGGACCCGGTCAGCAGCGCGAAACGGACCAGTCTGGCCGAAATGGAGGGGGACATCGGGACCCTGAAAGCGAGAATGAACGACCCGCCGATTTGGCGACCCGGCAGCATTAATCGAATTATGCCCCCGGCGGAACGGCTTTGCGCCGAACCGCCAGGTTCAATCCACTTTACTGATTATTCTGCCGGCCGAGGAAGCGGGGAATGCTGATCGACGGACCATCGCCATCATCGTCATCCTCATCTTCGTCCTTCGAACGCCCGCCGCGCGAAAGGTTGGCCATGCGCTCGAACAGGGTGGCGCCGCCGGTCGAGACGCGCGGCGGCTTGGTGGCCGGCTGGATCGGCGCTTCGCCAGCGTCATCGGCGCCGGTGTCCATTTCCCCGCTTTCGCTGGAAACCAGACCACGGCGACGACCCGGCAGGCCGCCCGCCACCGGCTGGTCTTCTTCAACTAGGCGCGAGGCATTGCTCAGCAGATCATCAGTTGGTTCGGCTTCGGCGGCCGGTTCCACGTCGGAAGCCGGCTCTTCCGCTTCCATCTCAAGCTCAAGCGGCTCATCATCGGCAACAGCGGGTTCGGCCGCATCCCAGTCATCATCGCTGTAGCTGGCAACCGGAGCAGGCGCCTCGGCCTGGGCTTCCGGTTCAGGTTCTGGCTCGGGTGCCAATTCGGCCACCGGTTCGGACTCAGTCTCAGGTGCGGGCGCCGACCGGCCGAACAGCGGCTGGGTCTCGGCTTGCGGACGCACCGGCCCGCGCGACGCGGTCAGGTTGAACGGACGGCTGGCCTCTTCGGCCTGGCTGGCGCTTTGCTCGATCCCGGTGGCGACCACCGAGACGCGAATCTTGCCCTGGAGATCCGGATTGAAGGCCGAACCCCAGATGATGTTGGCATTGGGATCGACCAGTTCGCGGATGTGGTTCGCAGCCTCGTCGACTTCGAGCAGCTTCATGTCGTCGCCGCCGATGATCGAGATGATCACGCCCTTCGCGCCCTGCATGGACACGCCATCAAGCAGCGGATTGGCAATCGCCTTCTCGGCGGCTTCGAGCGCACGGTTCTCGCCGCTGCCCTCACCCGTGCCCATCATCGCCTTGCCCATCTCGGCCATGACTGAGCGGACGTCCGCAAAGTCGAGGTTGATCAGTCCAGGCATGACCATCAAGTCGGTGATCGAGCGGACGCCCTGTTGCAGCACCTCATCGGCCAGCAGGAAGGCTTCCTTGAAGGTCGTTTCCGCCTTTGCCACCAGGAACAGGTTCTGGTTGGGAATGACGATCAGGGTATCGACGTGCTTCTGCAGCTCCTCGATCCCCGCCTCGGCCGAACGCATCCGGCGGGTACCTTCAAACAGGAACGGCTTGGTCACCACGCCGACCGTCAGCACGCCCTTTTCACGTGCCGCCTTGGCGACAACCGGGGCCGCGCCAGTACCGGTGCCGCCGCCCATGCCGGCGGCGATGAAGCACATGTGGACGCCATCCAGTGCCCGGTCGATCTCTGCCAGGGTTTCTTCGGCGGCAGCCTTGCCCACTTCAGGACGCGAACCGGCGCCTAGGCCCTGTGTGATATCCGGGCCAAGCTGAATGCGGTGTTCGGCAATCGAGTTGTTGAGCGCCTGGGCATCGGTGTTCGCGACCACGAAGTCGACACCTTCGATCCCGGCACCGATCATGTTGGCGATGGCGTTTCCGCCTGCACCACCCACCCCGATCACGGTGATCCGGGGACGCAGCTCTTCAACGGCTGGCGGTCCGATATTGATGCTCATGGCGCTCTCCTGTCCGGCAAGCGGATGCAATTCTAACAACTAACGTGGTTAGTGCACCGCAAGAATCCAAGTTTCCAACCCGTAATCCTACGTTGTCCACAGTCACCCTCAGGTTTTCCGGACCACACGCGGGATTTCAAAAATACTCCCGCACGGCACGATAGAGCCGGCCGACTAGGCCAAGCTTGTCGAACCGGGTAATCTGCTGTTTGCCCCGCCCGACCTTGCGGATGTCGATCGGGTCCGCCGCAGCGTAGAGCACAAGACCCGCCAGGGTAGAAAATCCAGGCGTAGCATGGGCTTCGGGCAGACCCTTGATGTGCAAGGGGCGGCCAATCCGGACCGGCTTGCCGAGCGCCGCCTGGGCATAGTCGGCCAACCCCGCCAGCTCGGCCCCGCCGCCGGTCAGCACGATCTGCTGACCGCGCTGGCCAGTGAAGCCCAGCGACTTCAACGCGCGCGAAACCTCTTCCGTCAGCCGCGCCAGCTGTTCGGTGATGACCGAGATCAGTTCGGCGCGGGGGATCCGGTTCTTGTCATCGGCATGGCGGGCGATTGGCCCGGTCATTTCATCGCCCGGAGCGTTGACCGGAATCATCTCGCGGTGGTCCGAAGGGCTGGCGATGGCCGATCCGTGGACGCATTTCAGCCGCTCGGCCTGGAAGCGGCGAATCCCGAAGGCCGAGGCAATCGCATCGGTCACGTCGCCCGACCCCATCGGGATCGTAACTAGGCCAAGGAGCATGCCCGAGGCATAGACCGAGACATTGGTTACCTCCGCGCCGAACTCAACCAAGGCCACACCCAGGTCACGCTCTTCCGGGTTGAGACAAGCATAACCGGCCGCAATCGGTGAGCCGACCACGGCCTCAACCTGCAAGTGCGCATTCTGGACCGTCTCGGTGATGTTACGCACCGGCGCCCCATCGGCGAGCATCACGTGAATATCGACCCCAAGCCGCTCGGCATGGAGCCCTTTGGGATCGGATACGCCGTCGGCACCATCGAGCGTATAGTGCGCTGGCTGAGCATGAAGCACCATCCGACCGTCCGGCTGGATCACGTCGCGTGCGGCGACCAGCAGGTGTTCGATATCGTCTTCCTCGATCCGGCGCCCGCCGATGTCGATTTCGACCTGGGCGACCTGGCTGGCGAGGCCGGCACCGGACGAGCCGATCCAGACCGAGGTAACGGCCGTGTTGGCCATCTTCTCAGCCCGCTCAACCGCGTCGCGCACGGCATAGGTCGCGGCCTGCATGTCGGTCACATAGCCACGCTTGATCCCCTGGGCGGCGCGGTGCCCCGACCCCAGCACCACCATCTCACCCGTTTCCGACAGCCCGGCGACCATCGCCGAGATACGAAACGAGCCGATGTTGACCGCGCCAAAGGTGCGGACGATGCGGGGCGTAGCCATCAGTCCTTGTCCGCCGGCTTGGACGTTTCGGACTTGGGCTTGGCCTTGACCGCGTCTTCGGGCTTGGTGGCCTCGCTGGCTGCCGGCTTGGGCACGGGATGCTCGATCGCATCGGTACGGCCCGGTACGCGCAGATAGATGCGGTCACCCGCACGCATGTCGAAAGCGGCGACCTTGCCGCCCAGCAGGCGGTTGACGCCATCAAGGCGCGCGAAGGTCATCAGCGCCTTGGCCGACTTGTCGGTACCCTCAGGCAGGGCGAGAACTTGGCCGGTCTTGAAGGTAAAGTTCCAGCGACGATTGCCGATCCATTCGGCTTCGCGCAGTTGCGGCTTCAAAGCAGGGGCGGCCGCCATCAGTTCCTGGAGCGCAACCACCTGCTTGCCCGCCCCGGGGCCGGAGACCACCAGCTTTCCTTTGGCCCGAGCGGGTCCCACCACTTCAAGCTCGTGCCCGGTGGCGTCGATCAGTACCAGCTTGTCAGCCTTGCGCAGCACCGCAGCGGGTTTGCGCTCGACAATGTCGACCACGAGCGAGTCCGGTAGCTGACGCGATACCCGCGCATCCTCCACCCAGGACAGCTGGAGCAATTCCTCGCGCAGGCCATCAACATCGACCAGCGGCATGGCCCGGTTGCGTTCAGCCAGGGCACGCTCATAGACCTTCAGCTCGTTGAGGTTCTTGACCCCGCGCACTTCGACCCGGCGCACTTCGAAGCCTGCATCGCTTGCCACCTGGGCCAGTTGCATTTGGGCCATGGCCGGCACCCCGGCAAAGCTCGCCACGGTCCAAGCGAGCACGGCTGCCCCGCCGAGAATCACGGCGAGGAACACCCGCTGCCATTGTTCCTCGCTGATCGGCAGCCAGCCCAGCGCCGTGCCGATGGCCGAGCCGGTCTTTGCCTTGGCGGCGCGCACCTGCCGGACCTTGCCCTGGGCGGCAGCAGCCTTGCGGACGCTCTTGCCGCCACGCTTGATCGTCTGGCTCACCGCTTGCCCCCCTTGCGATCTCTCTCAGCGAGCGCCTCGGCGATGATCATCTCGACCAGTTCGCCATATTCGATCCCCAGGTGCTTGGCCTGCTCCGGCACGAGGCTGAGCGGCGTCATCCCCGGCTGAGTATTGGTTTCCAGCACGAACAGGCCTGCCAGTCCGCGCTCGTCATCCCAGCGGAAATCGGTGCGGCTGCAACCCTTGCAGCCAAGCAGTTGGTGGCAGCGCAGCGCCAGATCGAGACAGGCCCGGGTGATCTCATCCGGGATTTCGGCCGGGCAGACATGCTCGGTCATGCCCTCGGTGTATTTCGCGTCGAAATCGTAAAAGCCCGACTTCGGCCGTAGCTCAGTGACCATCAGCGCGCGATCGCCCAGCACCGCCGTGGTCAGCTCGCGGCCGCGGATGTAGGGTTCTGCCAGCAGGCTATCGAATTCCTGCCACGGACCCTTGGTGTCCGGGCTGATCGGGTTGCCGTAGTTGCCCTCGGCAGTGACGATTGCCACGCCGACCGAAGACCCTTCGTTGACCGGCTTCAGCACATAGGGCCGCTCGAGCGGATCCCGCTCGTAAATCTCTGTCACCGGCACGATCCGCCCGCCCGGCATCGGAATACCGTGGGGGACCAGCGCCTGCTTGGTCAGTTCCTTATCGATCGCGATGACCGAAGCGACCATGCCTGAATGGGTATAGGTCAGGCCCATCAGGTCCATCATGCCCTGGATCGAGCCGTCCTCGCCCGGTGTGCCGTGCAGGGCATTGAACACCACGTCCGGCTTGGTCGCCGCCAGCTTGGCCGCGACATCGCGGTCCATGTCGATCCGGGTGACCTGGTGCCCGCGCTCTTCCAGCGCCTTGGCCACCCCTTCCCCGCTCATGAGGCTGACCGGCCGCTCGTTCGACCAGCCGCCCATCAGGACCGCAACATGAAGCTTAGGCAGGCTCACTTCTTCCCCACTCGCTGGATTTCCCACTCAAGTTCGACGCCAGACTTTTCCTTGACCCGGCGCCGCACTTCCTCGCCCAGCGCTTCGATCTCGGCGCTGGTCGCTTCGCCCAGATTCAGAAGGAAGTTGGTGTGCTTCTCGCTGACCTGCGCGCCGCCCAGCTGAAGCCCCCGGCACCCGGCTTCGTCAACCAGTTGCCAGGCCTTGTGCCCAGCCGGGTTCTTGAAGGTCGATCCGCCGGTCTTGCTGCGGAGCGGCTGGCTCGCTTCGCGGCTGGCGGAAATGCGGTCCATCTCGGCCTGGATGGCGTCCGGCTGGCCGGGCTTCCCGCGAAACCGTGCGGCAACAACAATCGCTCCTTCGGGCAGTTCGGAATGGCGATAGGTATAGTGCAGGTCGGCGACCGGCAGGGTTACCAGCGATCCGTCGCGCAGGACGACGTCGCAATCGACCAGGATATCCTTGACCTCGCCGCCATAGGCCCCGCCGTTCATCCGCACGAAGCCGCCAACCGTGCCCGGGATCGAGCGCAGGAATTCCAGACCCGCGATGCCATTGTCGCGCGCAGTGGAGGATACGAGAATGCCCGAGGCCCCGCCGCCGCAGTTCAATGTCAGATCTGCAGTTTGCTCAACTCTGGCAAAGGCCTTGCCCAGCCGCACCACCACGCCCGGCACACCACCGTCCCGGACGATCATGTTGCTGCCCAGCCCAAGCGCCATCACTGGCACTGCCGGGTCAAGCTCGCGTAGGAAGCCTTGCAGGTCAGCCATGTCTTTCGGCTCGAACAGCCACTCCGCCGCGCCGCCGGACTTGAACCAGACCAGCGGCGCCAGCGGGGCCGAAGGGGTCAGCTTGCCCCGGACAGAGGGAAGCGTGGCCGTGCTCATCCGCCGGTCCGGAAAACGCGGATGGCGGCTTCGAGACCGCCGGCCCACTTCGTGATGTCCCCCGCCCCCAGGCAGACCACCATGTCGCCCGGCTGCGCGACATCGGCCAGTTCGGCGGCCAGAGCATCGGCGCTGGCGATCAGCTGGGCCGAACGATGTCCGCGCGCCTTGATCCCTTCAACCAGCGCGGCGGAATCGACGCCCTCAATCGGGGCTTCGCCGGCAGCATAGACCGGGGCCGCATAGACCAGATCGGCATCGTTGAAGGCGGCCTGAAACTCAGCCAGGTGATCGCGTAGGCGCGTGAAGCGGTGCGGTTGGACCACGGCGATTACACGGTTCTGCACCCCTTCGCGCGCAGCGGCGAGAACAGCGCGGATTTCGACGGGATGATGGCCATAATCGTCGATGATGGTCACGCCATCGATCTCACCCACCTTGGTGAAGCGGCGCTTGACCCCGCCGAACTTGGCAAAGCCGGTCTGGATGACTGCATCCGCGCAGCCCATCTCGACCGCCACGCCGACAGCGGCGAGCGCGTTCTGGACATTGTGGCGACCGGGCATTGGCAGCTCGATCCCCTCGATCCGCCGCTGCGAACCGTCACGTTGGCGGATCACCACGTCAAAGCGGTTGCCGCCGGGGAACGGCGTGACGTTCTCACCACGCACATCGGCCTGGGCCGAGAAACCATAGGTCACGACGCGGCGGTCGCGGACCTTGGGGATAACGGCCTGGACTTCGGGGTGGTCAATGCACAGCACCGCACAGCCGTAGAACGGCACGTTCTCGATGAATTCGACAAAGGCGTCCTTGATCGCATCGAACGAGCCGTAGTGATCGAGGTGCTCGGGATCGATGTTGGTGACCACGGCAATGGTCCCGTCGAGCCGCAGGAACGAGCCGTCGCTCTCATCCGCTTCAACCACCAT comes from Novosphingobium ginsenosidimutans and encodes:
- a CDS encoding YbjN domain-containing protein; amino-acid sequence: MMQGNRDYQRDEDAAPVDMLASLFEARGWPCEFVGEDEISGEIKGSWANYTVRGIWRREDHVLQLLCLPDIRVPDDKRTGVYELLALVNEQLWVGHFDIWSNGNVLLYRHGLLLGDEGLLSLAQAQVAVEAAIEECDRFYPAFQFILWGDKTPEEALAASLVDAAGEA
- a CDS encoding SPOR domain-containing protein — translated: MSPSISARLVRFALLTGSSFGLALNPAFAQADAQVDDGEIDAVSQPVVQPLPGGPGMMLNAALNKLARNPRDVTALIEAGKASAAIGDAEAAMGFYRRADQLQPANPNVKAGLAGAMVLAEDPYSAIPLFETAERLGPVDPKLLSERGLAYDLVGDNELAQRYYRQALSAGPDDETLRRLALSQAISGDRRGMEVTLSPLLQKQDKAAWRTRAFAFAILGLASEAEAVARANLPEAAAGGMVAYLRYMPRLTAAQQAAAANLGHFPRAAEIGRDDPRIAAFIRPKVVLAAADKPAAATVPVKNDRASRSRNRQVARQEQPKVEAAKPAPVRVDVRPVPPEPQPVRIAVAPPPAPTPVPAAAPAQQPKAAVPSPASAAAPSPGLESKPAAAASAQFDLARTVAAPAPPPAPTPAPAPAPAPVPVVVAPPPPSPPPPAPPRQRSLADVFADLAPPSREAEPIAGAVDLRKIAADRAKAEAAEAKAAKAKEAAAKSPAATQPSRIWIQLAASRDKPGLAGDFRRFSRNDPDLFKGRKGFTSAWGQATRLLTGPFPSEKAATTLLAQLKKAGISDAFVWTSPAGQVVDPLPTAK
- the ftsZ gene encoding cell division protein FtsZ, with the protein product MSINIGPPAVEELRPRITVIGVGGAGGNAIANMIGAGIEGVDFVVANTDAQALNNSIAEHRIQLGPDITQGLGAGSRPEVGKAAAEETLAEIDRALDGVHMCFIAAGMGGGTGTGAAPVVAKAAREKGVLTVGVVTKPFLFEGTRRMRSAEAGIEELQKHVDTLIVIPNQNLFLVAKAETTFKEAFLLADEVLQQGVRSITDLMVMPGLINLDFADVRSVMAEMGKAMMGTGEGSGENRALEAAEKAIANPLLDGVSMQGAKGVIISIIGGDDMKLLEVDEAANHIRELVDPNANIIWGSAFNPDLQGKIRVSVVATGIEQSASQAEEASRPFNLTASRGPVRPQAETQPLFGRSAPAPETESEPVAELAPEPEPEPEAQAEAPAPVASYSDDDWDAAEPAVADDEPLELEMEAEEPASDVEPAAEAEPTDDLLSNASRLVEEDQPVAGGLPGRRRGLVSSESGEMDTGADDAGEAPIQPATKPPRVSTGGATLFERMANLSRGGRSKDEDEDDDDGDGPSISIPRFLGRQNNQ
- the ftsA gene encoding cell division protein FtsA; translated protein: MATPRIVRTFGAVNIGSFRISAMVAGLSETGEMVVLGSGHRAAQGIKRGYVTDMQAATYAVRDAVERAEKMANTAVTSVWIGSSGAGLASQVAQVEIDIGGRRIEEDDIEHLLVAARDVIQPDGRMVLHAQPAHYTLDGADGVSDPKGLHAERLGVDIHVMLADGAPVRNITETVQNAHLQVEAVVGSPIAAGYACLNPEERDLGVALVEFGAEVTNVSVYASGMLLGLVTIPMGSGDVTDAIASAFGIRRFQAERLKCVHGSAIASPSDHREMIPVNAPGDEMTGPIARHADDKNRIPRAELISVITEQLARLTEEVSRALKSLGFTGQRGQQIVLTGGGAELAGLADYAQAALGKPVRIGRPLHIKGLPEAHATPGFSTLAGLVLYAAADPIDIRKVGRGKQQITRFDKLGLVGRLYRAVREYF
- a CDS encoding cell division protein FtsQ/DivIB; the protein is MSQTIKRGGKSVRKAAAAQGKVRQVRAAKAKTGSAIGTALGWLPISEEQWQRVFLAVILGGAAVLAWTVASFAGVPAMAQMQLAQVASDAGFEVRRVEVRGVKNLNELKVYERALAERNRAMPLVDVDGLREELLQLSWVEDARVSRQLPDSLVVDIVERKPAAVLRKADKLVLIDATGHELEVVGPARAKGKLVVSGPGAGKQVVALQELMAAAPALKPQLREAEWIGNRRWNFTFKTGQVLALPEGTDKSAKALMTFARLDGVNRLLGGKVAAFDMRAGDRIYLRVPGRTDAIEHPVPKPAASEATKPEDAVKAKPKSETSKPADKD
- a CDS encoding D-alanine--D-alanine ligase — its product is MSLPKLHVAVLMGGWSNERPVSLMSGEGVAKALEERGHQVTRIDMDRDVAAKLAATKPDVVFNALHGTPGEDGSIQGMMDLMGLTYTHSGMVASVIAIDKELTKQALVPHGIPMPGGRIVPVTEIYERDPLERPYVLKPVNEGSSVGVAIVTAEGNYGNPISPDTKGPWQEFDSLLAEPYIRGRELTTAVLGDRALMVTELRPKSGFYDFDAKYTEGMTEHVCPAEIPDEITRACLDLALRCHQLLGCKGCSRTDFRWDDERGLAGLFVLETNTQPGMTPLSLVPEQAKHLGIEYGELVEMIIAEALAERDRKGGKR
- the murB gene encoding UDP-N-acetylmuramate dehydrogenase translates to MSTATLPSVRGKLTPSAPLAPLVWFKSGGAAEWLFEPKDMADLQGFLRELDPAVPVMALGLGSNMIVRDGGVPGVVVRLGKAFARVEQTADLTLNCGGGASGILVSSTARDNGIAGLEFLRSIPGTVGGFVRMNGGAYGGEVKDILVDCDVVLRDGSLVTLPVADLHYTYRHSELPEGAIVVAARFRGKPGQPDAIQAEMDRISASREASQPLRSKTGGSTFKNPAGHKAWQLVDEAGCRGLQLGGAQVSEKHTNFLLNLGEATSAEIEALGEEVRRRVKEKSGVELEWEIQRVGKK
- the murC gene encoding UDP-N-acetylmuramate--L-alanine ligase, which produces MKGVGTDIGTIHFVGIGGIGMSGIAEVMHNLGYSVQGSDIAEGYVVEGLRARGIKVMIGHKAENLGDAAVVVTSTAVKRDNPEVVAALETRVPVVRRAEMLAELMRLKRTVAVAGTHGKTTTTSLVAALLDAGGVDPTVINGGIINSYGSNARLGESEWMVVEADESDGSFLRLDGTIAVVTNIDPEHLDHYGSFDAIKDAFVEFIENVPFYGCAVLCIDHPEVQAVIPKVRDRRVVTYGFSAQADVRGENVTPFPGGNRFDVVIRQRDGSQRRIEGIELPMPGRHNVQNALAAVGVAVEMGCADAVIQTGFAKFGGVKRRFTKVGEIDGVTIIDDYGHHPVEIRAVLAAAREGVQNRVIAVVQPHRFTRLRDHLAEFQAAFNDADLVYAAPVYAAGEAPIEGVDSAALVEGIKARGHRSAQLIASADALAAELADVAQPGDMVVCLGAGDITKWAGGLEAAIRVFRTGG